CTCCTTGTTCTGAAAAAAATCCTGTACCCTGCGCGTGCACATCTGATGAACGCGGCGGATTTCCTGACGCACGGAGAAGAGCTCTGGCGAAGCCTCGTCCCGGATATCGCCGTCAGGAGTCAGACAGCGGCCAAGGGCCGACCATGTCCGGGGCGGAAGAGGCAGGGCGGCCAGCTCTTCCAGACGCGGGTACAACACCGGGTCCGGAGTTCCCAGACTGTCCCGGAGAGCGGTCACGGCCTTGAGCATGGCCCACACGCCGGTCAGACCGTCCAGATCGAGGACTGCCAGAGGATTTTGCAGAAACGCGAATACTCCGGCCATGTCGGGAAAAGGGAGAAGGCGGATTTCTGTGTGCCCGGAAAAACGCAGCAGCTCCTCGATGAGACAGGAGCGTTCGGCGATGCGGGAAAGATCCGTTTCCGGCAAAAGCAAAAGGCAGGCATCCCTGCCCGCCTCGCTGATGGCAAATGTGGAAATATGCCGCAGAACCTTGGGAAATTCCAGCAGCTGCAGAATTCGCGGATCCATAGAAATCAGGACAAAAGGCGAGTCCGCACCAGAGTGCTCAGTTCCTTGCCGTCCACCTGCCCGGCATGTTTGCCGAGAATGGCGTTCATCACCCGGCCCATGTCTTTCATGCCGGAGGCCTGGAGTTCGGCAATGGCCGTCTCCACCGCATCAGCCAGCTCCGCAGGTCCAAGGGGCTCAGGCAGATAAGCACGCAGAACCGTCAGTTCCCGTTCTTCGGCTTGGGCCAGATCGGTTCGCCCGGCGGCGGAAAACTGTTCGATGGATTCCTGACGCTGCTTGACCTGTTTGGCCAGAACATCAAGAAGCTCGGCTTCGGTCAGTTCCCGGCGCAATTCGATCTGCTTGTTTTTGGCGGCCGCCCTGAGCATTCTCAGGACAGCCACCTCTTCGGTCTTCTTGGCCTTGAGAGCGATCACGAAGTCCTTCTCAAGGCGTTCGGCGAGATGCATCACATCACCTGAAGCTTGCGAATTTTTTTGAGAAGTCTCTTCTTGGCCGCAGCTTCCTTTTTCTTTTTCTGGATGCTGGGTTTTTCGAAATGCTGACGTTTCTTCAGCTCGGAAAGAATTCCGGCTTTCTCTACCTGCTTCTTGAACTTCCGCAGGGAGTAATCGAACGTATCACTGTCACCCATGTATACACCTGGCAAATCAATCACCTCCCCTTCTCGTCATCCTCCGCAATATTTCAGAAATGCGAAGGATTTTGCTTCCTATGCGCGTCAGGAATACAAATCAAGAAAAAAAGGGCGCCTGAAGCGCCCTCCGTATATCCCGAAAGCACAGTCTAGAGATGTTCTTTCACTGTCTCGGTGATTGACTTCAAGATGACGATGCCCACTCCACTGCTGATAATGAAAAGCACCGCATACAGAACACCGAAAAAAATGGCATGATCAGGCTGCCACCACGGCAAATCCTGCGGCAATGGACTTTGAACAGTTTCCCCGTGCAGCATGGTCCCCCCTTCGTCGATCGTTTTATTTGATCGCGTCTTTCAGATCCTTTCCGGGACGAAATTTGACAACTTTGCATGCGGGAATCTTCAATTCTTCGCCGGTGCGGGGATTACGGCCGGTACGAGCCTGACGTTCCTCAACCATGAACGTACCGAAGCCCGTCAGGGTGAGCTTGCCTTCGCTGATGAGGGTGTCCTGCACGGAATCGAGAAAATATTTCAGAGCCCGTTCAGCATCAGCCTTTGTCAATCCAGCCTTTTCAGCCATTTTGGCTATCAGTTCCGCCTTTGTCATCAGTCTTCCTCCTTTGCAGTGTTCATCTCGGCCGACAGGATTTCATTTCAGAATGCGGCCTGACATTAGGCTTTCACGCCTGATCACGAACAAACCATAAACAATGTGAAATTCATACATCGTCAGCATTCAGGACGCAGGCAAACAGAAATTCAGCTGTAAAGTCAAGTCAATTTTCCAAAAAGGCAGGCGTATCCTGACTTATCCGATACCATTACGTGGTCGGGCTATAAACACGCCGCCGTGATCAGTGCCAGACTTCTGAGCATATCAGGGGCCAACTCTTCCGGGCGGACCCGCCGATCCACATTCCACCGCTGGCACCATGCCTCCAGCTCTTCGCCCCAACAGGATTTCAGAATTACCCCCAATTGTTTCCGGCGCTGCTGAAAAAGCGTTTTCAGCAGGCGGGACAGACATCCGGCCTCGTCCCAGGCAGGAGAAGGATGCGGATCGAATCGCACCACGGCGGAATCCACCCTTGGCCGGGGCCGGAATACATGTGGAGGCACGGTGAACATGTACCGCGGCATGGTAAAACTGGATACCCAGGCAGAAAGCGCGCCGTAGGCCCGGCTGCCGGGATCGGCAGTCAGGCGTCCGGCAACTTCCTTCTGCACCATGAAGACCATGCCTTTCCAGAAGCGGCAGCGGCTGACCATTTCCCAGATCATGGGCGAGGCCACATTGTAGGGAAGGTTGCCCACCACAGAAATACCCGGCAGCGTGGCCAGCCCCTCCCAGCAGAAAGAAAGTCCGTCGCCCTGAATGACGCCGACAGATGGAAACTCCCGGCACAGCCAGGAGGCCAGTTCCCGGTCTTTCTCCAAGGCCATGACCGGCCCCTGATGCACGGCCAGAATTCGTGTCAGCGCCCCCCGGCCCGGACCGATCTCCAGTACCGCCCCGCCCGGTTCCAGACCGAGCGCATGCACAATGCGCCGGCAGATATTGGCATCAGTCAGAAAATTCTGTCCCAGAGAGCGTTTAGGCGCGGAAAAACTACCGCCTCTTGTGCAGTGCACGGCTCTGCCGCTCCCGCTTCCTTCTGGCCCGGCTGTCATGATACAGGCGCACGCCGCGCAGGGAGAGAAAATATGTCAGAACGGCCAGAGGCAGTCCGGCGATGACCCCGCCCAGCGTGGTAATCAGAATCCATTTCCCGCCCCGGTGCAGCAGGTCCATGATCGGCATGTGGATGAGCTCGTGTATGCTCACCTCCACCACGGGACCGGGGATGAACAATTTCCCCAGCATGTAGAACAGAGGGAAAATGATGGCCCAGTTGAGCGGGTTGCTCCACCATGTGCCGAGTGCCGCAGCCACGGGGTTTCCCCGGAGAAGCAGAGCCAAGGACACGGCCAGAAACATCTGCAGGGACAAAAAAGGCAGGGCTCCGATGAAAACACCCACGGCCAGCCCAAGGGCAACGGACTCGGCCGGGGCCTTGATTCGTACGATCCGCAGCCAAGCATAGCGGACAGGCCGCGCGAGTTTCATCCAGAATGTGTCCATGCCCCAGGTCCGTGTTCGTTTCCGGCAAGAAAAAGGGCAGTTACCTGCCCCGGATACATGTGAACGCCGCCTCGGGCCCCGTTTTGCATGGCCAGCCCGGACGGCCCGATTTCATGACTATTCCGCCGGAGGAGTGAACACCCGCGCGGCCATGTCCCGGTCCAGCATGAACAGCCCCCCGCCGTCGTTTCCCAGCAGGCGCAGCTTCTGCACCACTTCGTTCACATTCTCCTCCTCTTCCACCTGCTCGTCCACAAACCAGCGCAGGAAACTGGCCGTGGCGTGATCTTTCTCCTCCACAGCCAGATTGACCAGATCGTTGACCCGCCCGCTGATATATTCCTCATGTTTCAAGGCCGCTTCCATGGCGTCGAGAGGACTTTTCCATTCGGACTGGGGCTTCTCGATAGCCTCCAGACAGACCCGGCCGCCCCGGCCACCGATGTAGCGAAAGAACTTCATCGCGTGGAAGTTCTCCTCTTCGTTCTGGATGGTCATCCAGTGCGCGAATCCATTCAGATTTTTGTCCTGAAAATACGCCACCATGGCCAGATAGAGATAGCCGGAAAACATTTCCGCGTTGAGATGGTCATTCAGGGCTTTTTCCATTTTGGGACTTAACATAACTTCACCTCTTTCTTGAAATTTTGTTCAGATACTTCTCGGCTCCGCAATCTTCCCGGCGAGCGGCCTGCGGCACGAACCCTCCACACGGAGTGCGTTTTTCTCAAGCCAGCAGCTTTTTCGCCGCATCCAGAGCAGCCGCATAGTCAGGCTCGTGAGTCATTTCCGGGACAATCTGCACATAAGCTACCTTTCCCTGAGAATCGACGACGAAAATGGCCCGGGCCAGCAGCCGCAACCCCTCGATCAATACGCCGTAAGCCTGGCCAAAGGACGCTGTCTGATAGTCGGATACGGTCTGCACATTCTCCACGCCCGCGTTGCCGCACCAGCGGGCCTGGGCAAAAGGCAGATCCATGCTGACTGTGACCACCCTGACTTTGCCGCCCAGAGCCCCGGCCTCCTGATTGAAGCGGCGGGTCTGCACATCGCACACGCCCGTGTCCAGGGAGGGCACCACGGAGATAATGGTCACCTGCCCCTTGAGGTCCGCCAGCGTGGCCGGAGCCAGATCGTTTTTCACCACCGTAAAATCAGGAGC
Above is a window of Desulfomicrobium orale DSM 12838 DNA encoding:
- the tpx gene encoding thiol peroxidase, yielding MNKRNNVVTFQGNPLVLLGPEITVGMAAPDFTVVKNDLAPATLADLKGQVTIISVVPSLDTGVCDVQTRRFNQEAGALGGKVRVVTVSMDLPFAQARWCGNAGVENVQTVSDYQTASFGQAYGVLIEGLRLLARAIFVVDSQGKVAYVQIVPEMTHEPDYAAALDAAKKLLA
- a CDS encoding ferritin, which codes for MLSPKMEKALNDHLNAEMFSGYLYLAMVAYFQDKNLNGFAHWMTIQNEEENFHAMKFFRYIGGRGGRVCLEAIEKPQSEWKSPLDAMEAALKHEEYISGRVNDLVNLAVEEKDHATASFLRWFVDEQVEEEENVNEVVQKLRLLGNDGGGLFMLDRDMAARVFTPPAE
- a CDS encoding HU family DNA-binding protein — translated: MTKAELIAKMAEKAGLTKADAERALKYFLDSVQDTLISEGKLTLTGFGTFMVEERQARTGRNPRTGEELKIPACKVVKFRPGKDLKDAIK
- a CDS encoding GatB/YqeY domain-containing protein, which gives rise to MHLAERLEKDFVIALKAKKTEEVAVLRMLRAAAKNKQIELRRELTEAELLDVLAKQVKQRQESIEQFSAAGRTDLAQAEERELTVLRAYLPEPLGPAELADAVETAIAELQASGMKDMGRVMNAILGKHAGQVDGKELSTLVRTRLLS
- the rpsU gene encoding 30S ribosomal protein S21, which translates into the protein MPGVYMGDSDTFDYSLRKFKKQVEKAGILSELKKRQHFEKPSIQKKKKEAAAKKRLLKKIRKLQVM
- a CDS encoding DUF2062 domain-containing protein, with translation MDTFWMKLARPVRYAWLRIVRIKAPAESVALGLAVGVFIGALPFLSLQMFLAVSLALLLRGNPVAAALGTWWSNPLNWAIIFPLFYMLGKLFIPGPVVEVSIHELIHMPIMDLLHRGGKWILITTLGGVIAGLPLAVLTYFLSLRGVRLYHDSRARRKRERQSRALHKRR
- the rsmA gene encoding 16S rRNA (adenine(1518)-N(6)/adenine(1519)-N(6))-dimethyltransferase RsmA, with the translated sequence MHCTRGGSFSAPKRSLGQNFLTDANICRRIVHALGLEPGGAVLEIGPGRGALTRILAVHQGPVMALEKDRELASWLCREFPSVGVIQGDGLSFCWEGLATLPGISVVGNLPYNVASPMIWEMVSRCRFWKGMVFMVQKEVAGRLTADPGSRAYGALSAWVSSFTMPRYMFTVPPHVFRPRPRVDSAVVRFDPHPSPAWDEAGCLSRLLKTLFQQRRKQLGVILKSCWGEELEAWCQRWNVDRRVRPEELAPDMLRSLALITAACL